In Puntigrus tetrazona isolate hp1 chromosome 7, ASM1883169v1, whole genome shotgun sequence, the following are encoded in one genomic region:
- the LOC122348993 gene encoding LOW QUALITY PROTEIN: uncharacterized protein LOC122348993 (The sequence of the model RefSeq protein was modified relative to this genomic sequence to represent the inferred CDS: inserted 1 base in 1 codon) translates to MNDQKPRLPPRRPVLLHEGPPKLYRLHTERKSLDENCKVRKWTYGEKDTSKPNKIILLVGETGAGKTTLINSMVNYVLGVKFEDEKWYEITEEESRDQAESQTSEITMYEVCPSKSPMSLTIIDTPGYGDTRGLDKDLEVAENLSALFQSRHGVCEVDAVCFVTQATKNRLSDRQHYIISSILSLFGKDIVNNIVFLITHSDGLPPQNVFCGIKKARIPCRRDKNDQPVHFLFNNRQTEERHTKERHVRAQRDAWEDSMNGMKNLLQSLNEMKRRSLELTSDVLIERIQFEASICNLQLRVQEKELKIAEKCQIQEAMMQNKEKIDQCKNFTIKVKKTVKQKVPIESKSWKNRKATTCTVCEENCHEFDCWWVSNPSKCEVMKKGYCTVCTGRCHHSKHVKENKKYAVRISNVMMEFDSIRKEYEKAQEDSKTYSILMDHLDQDLHEIEDQKSSLLSEAXQTIKKLSEIALKPDSAFTLQHLDFFIPRVREAGKENWVLELEEMRRKAVADEANKDALSYLKAGLTKRFVTGK, encoded by the exons ATGAATGACCA AAAGCCAAGACTTCCACCTCGCAGACCAGTTCTGCTCCATGAAGGACCTCCAAAACTATACCGTCTGCATACAGAGAGGAAATCTCTTGATGAAAACTGTAAAGTCCGAAAATGGACTTATGGAGAAAAAGACACCAGTAAACCAAACAAAATCATTCTGCTGGTGGGAGAGACCGGCGCTGGTAAGACGACTCTAATCAACTCCATGGTCAACTATGTACTCGGGGTGAAGTTTGAGGATGAAAAGTGGTATGAAATCACAGAAGAAGAATCCAGAGATCAAGCAGAATCACAAACCTCTGAAATCACCATGTATGAGGTCTGTCCTTCGAAGAGTCCCATGTCTCTCACCATCATTGATACTCCAGGCTACGGAGACACTAGAGGACTGGACAAAGACCTAGAAGTCGCTGAGAATTTATCTGCACTGTTTCAGAGCAGGCATGGAGTTTGTGAAGTTGACGCCGTGTGTTTTGTGACTCAAGCAACTAAGAATCGTCTCTCAGACCGACAGCATTACATTATCAGTTCaattctgtctttgtttggGAAAGACATTGTGAacaacattgtgtttttaatcacacaCTCTGATGGTCTTCCACCCCAAAATGTCTTCTGCGGCATCAAAAAAGCTAGAATCCCCTGCAGACGAGACAAAAATGACCAGCCTGTTCATTTCTTATTCAACAACAGGCAGACTGAAGAACGTCACACTAAAGAACGGCACGTTCGAGCTCAAAGAGACGCCTGGGAAGACAGTATGAATGGCATGAAGAATTTGCTTCAATCTTTGAATGAAATGAAGAGAAGAAGTTTAGAGTTGACTTCAGATGTCCTGATCGAGCGCATTCAATTTGAAGCATCCATCTGCAACTTACAGCTGCGAGTTCAAGAGAAAGAGCTGAAAATAGCTGAAAAATGTCAGATTCAAGAGGCAATGATGCAAAACAAGGAAAAGATAGATCAGTGTAAAAACTTcactattaaagtaaaaaagacCGTCAAACAGAAGGTGCCCATTGAGAGTAAGTCGTGGAAGAACAGGAAGGCGACGACCTGCACCGTCTGTGAGGAAAACTGTCATGAGTTTGACTGCTGGTGGGTTTCTAATCCCAGCAAATGTGAAGTTATGAAAAAAGGCTACTGCACTGTTTGCACGGGAAGGTGTCACCACAGCAAACACgtcaaagaaaacaagaaatacGCTGTCAGAATTTCAAACGTCATGATGGAGTTTGACTCTATAAGGAAAGAATATGAAAAAGCCCAAGAAGATTCCAAGACATATTCCATTTTAATGGATCATCTTGACCAAGACCTGCATGAGATTGAGGACCAAAAGTCAAGTCTTCTGTCCGAAG GCCAGACCATCAAGAAACTGTCTGAGATTGCGTTAAAACCAGACTCTGCCTTCACTCTTCAGCACCTGGACTTCTTCATCCCCAGAGTGAGAGAAGCTGGGAAAGAAAACTGGGTCCTAGAGCTGGAGGAGATGAGGAGAAAAGCTGTAGCTGATGAAGCCAATAAAGATGCTTTGAGTTATCTTAAAGCTGGACTGACAAAACGCTTTGTGACAGGGAAATGA
- the LOC122348991 gene encoding LOW QUALITY PROTEIN: uncharacterized protein LOC122348991 (The sequence of the model RefSeq protein was modified relative to this genomic sequence to represent the inferred CDS: deleted 2 bases in 1 codon), which yields MTSRQPSGSPYRANLIHQGPPKRYYLHTEKKVLDEYGKVRKWTYGIKDTSKTNKIILLVGETGVGKTTLINSMVNYLKGVKFEDEIWYEITEAAAGDQSESQTSEITMYEVFPEVSAMSLSIIDTPGYGDTRGLDKDLEVAENLATLFQSNDGVREVDAVCFVTQASKNRLSDRQHYIISSILSLFGKDIVDNIVFLITHSDGLTPKNVLGAIKKAKIPCRRDESGQPVYFSFNNRQADERHTKERHVRAQRDAFGDSMEDMKKLFQSLDEMKRRSLELTSDVLIERIRFEAYICNLQLRVQEKELKKAENFQIQEAMMQNKENIEKCKNFAITIQKNFKEKVPIESKSWKHRKATSCTVCEENCHEFDCWWGANPSKCEVMKDGFCTVCTGKCHHSKHVKDNKKYVIRTSNVTIDYDATKRENKKSKDQTNRFSAAMGDVDKDLLEIETHKSILLFNAYRTIKNLSEIALKPDSAFTLQHLDFFIPRVREAGKENWAQELEEMRRKAETEEVNKDALSYLQAGLAKVFLGKK from the exons ATGACTTCCAG ACAGCCAAGTGGTTCACCATACAGAGCAAATCTGATTCATCAAGGGCCTCCAAAACGGTATTATctacacacagagaaaaaagtGCTCGATGAATATGGGAAAGTCCGAAAATGGACTTACGGGATAAAAGACaccagtaaaacaaacaaaatcattctGCTGGTGGGAGAGACTGGTGTTGGAAAGACGACTCTCATCAACTCCATGGTCAACTACTTAAAGGGAGTGAAGTTTGAGGATGAAATATGGTACGAAATCACAGAAGCAGCAGCTGGAGATCAGTCAGAATCACAAACCTCTGAAATCACCATGTATGAGGTCTTTCCTGAAGTGAGTGCCATGTCTCTCAGTATCATTGATACTCCAGGCTACGGAGACACTAGAGGACTGGACAAAGACCTGGAAGTCGCTGAGAACTTAGCCACTCTGTTTCAGAGCAATGATGGAGTTCGTGAAGTTGACGCTGTCTGCTTCGTGACTCAAGCGTCTAAGAATCGTCTCTCAGATCGACAGCATTATATTATCAGTTCaattctgtctttgtttggGAAAGACATTGTGGacaacattgtgtttttaatcacacaCTCTGATGGTCTTACACCCAAAAATGTCCTTGGTGccattaaaaaagctaaaatccCCTGCAGACGAGACGAAAGTGGCCAACCTGTTTATTTCTCATTCAACAATCGACAGGCTGATGAACGTCACACCAAAGAACGTCATGTTCGAGCTCAAAGAGACGCCTTTGGAGACAGCATGGAAGATATGAAGAAATTATTTCAGTCTCTGGATGAAATGAAGAGAAGAAGTTTAGAGTTGACTTCAGACGTCCTGATCGAGCGCATTCGATTTGAAGCATACATCTGCAACTTACAGCTGCGAGTTCAAGAGAAAGAGCTGAAAAAGGCTGAAAACTTCCAGATTCAGGAGGCaatgatgcaaaacaaagaaaatattgaaaagtGCAAAAACTTTGCCATTACAATCCAAAAGAATTTCAAAGAGAAGGTGCCCATTGAGAGCAAGTCATGGAAGCACAGGAAGGCGACA TCCTGCACCGTCTGTGAGGAAAACTGTCATGAGTTTGACTGCTGGTGGGGTGCAAATCCCAGCAAATGTGAAGTTATGAAAGACGGTTTCTGCACCGTGTGCACAGGGAAGTGTCACCACAGCAAACACGTCAAAGACAACAAGAAATACGTCATTAGAACCTCAAACGTAACAATAGATTATGACGCTacaaaaagggaaaataaaaaatccaaAGACCAAACCAACAGGTTTTCAGCTGCAATGGGTGATGTTGACAAAGACCTGCTAGAGATTGAAACCCATAAGTCAATTCTCCTGTTTAATGCTTACAGGACCATCAAGAACTTGTCTGAGATCGCATTAAAACCAGACTCTGCCTTCACTCTTCAGCACCTGGACTTCTTCATCCCCAGAGTGAGAGAAGCTGGGAAAGAAAACTGGGCTCAAGAGCTGGAGGAGATGAGGAgaaaagctgaaactgaagaaGTGAATAAAGATGCTCTCAGTTATCTTCAGGCAGGTCTGGCAAAAGTGTTCCTCggtaaaaaatga